A region from the Ctenopharyngodon idella isolate HZGC_01 chromosome 13, HZGC01, whole genome shotgun sequence genome encodes:
- the LOC127524721 gene encoding calpastatin isoform X15, whose translation MGQIITWIRGTRDQPALQDVAVEQQSQQVTPTTTSQVSTAKPAQYEVQVEVGPPGAKVSTEDVDPFDALSGTLPSSQPLAPKVPKYTGPEITEPNIKPEKGVLCGERDDTLPPGYRKEDMEKKIPAGAPEKPKDVPKPISTDDALESLSSGFVSSAPPKKTDVKTETIGAVDVRSAGMSNFAPPPPSQQKQPATSQPATVTKSPAPPADKKAKLEISTQSTKPKTDESDSMSLDALSALGDTLGAPEPPKKSPELKPGQIVDEKKQTSEKGVLVGEREDTLPPGYRFSEEELMKYPPPKKEPSLNTDDALDILSEGFTAPVAAPVVKASVPPAQEKKKPDAVPEKTKDLPKETKKPDAVPEKTKDVPKETKKPAGVPEKTKDVPKHKVDEFSALDALAGDFVAPAQSASKVSSAAPKNVIPPGPKQKPETDEDAFSALGDTLGAPEPPKKQPELKPGDIVHEKDVTSEKRARDGEREDTLPPGYRFSEEELKKYPPPEKEPSLDPTEALDILSGDFTSPTVLSVPTPPVCSSSKPPAKHSDSASDFALDALAGDFVAPSSASKVQSAVSGPPHADRQLSEGTSSALDALSDTLGDIKAAPEPAPVPPKAIVKEKDIVEEKVSKPGERDDSLPPEYRFSEEERKAFISAKQKDVKPKQTSIDDTTALDMLSSDFSAVPAVKPSAPDAKHFIPEPTPPTHKATGPVLDELAGKLIPNLTDPKAKDSKPKAKGGKPKSKPKKQSVEDSSATDKQPGKVSSDVVPSSSTKGGNR comes from the exons TCTCAGCAGGTCACACCCACCACAACATCTCAGGTCTCCACAGCGAAACCTGCACAATATGAG GTGCAAGTGGAAGTGGGTCCTCCAGGAGCTAAAGTCAGTACGGAG GATGTAGATCCATTTGATGCCCTGTCTGGCACTTTACCATCATCACAACCTCTGGCTCCTAAAGTCCCAAAATACACTGGACCAGAGATTACAGAG CCAAATATAAAACCAGAGAAGGGTGTTTTGTGTGGTGAGAGAGATGACACACTGCCGCCCGGATACAGAAAGGAAGACATG gAAAAGAAAATACCTGCTGGAGCTCCTGAGAAGCCTAAAGATGTTCCAAAG CCAATAAGCACAGACGATGCGCTGGAGTCCCTCTCTTCTGGGTTTGTGTCTTCAGCTCCTCCTAAGAAGACAGATGTG AAAACTGAAACGATAGGAGCAGTCGATGTTCGTTCAGCAGGCATGTCCAACTTTGCTCCCCCTCCACCCTCTCAGCAG AAACAACCGGCGACGTCTCAACCTGCTACTGTAACTAAATCACCTGCTCCACCGGCTGACAAGAAAGCCAAACTGGAGATCTCCACACAATCTACTAAACCAAAGACAGATGAG TCAGACTCCATGTCGCTGGACGCTCTCAGCGCATTGGGCGACACACTGGGCGCTCCAGAACCACCCAAAAAATCACCTGAACTCAAACCTGGGCAGATAGTTGAT GAGAAGAAACAGACATCAGAGAAGGGTGTTCTTGTCGGGGAGAGAGAGGACACACTCCCACCAGGTTACAGATTCTCAGAGGAAGAGCTTATGAAATATCCTCCTCCTAAAAAAGAG CCCTCACTGAACACAGATGATGCACTGGACATTCTTTCTGAAGGTTTCACGGCCCCCGTGGCAGCACCTGTTGTTAAGGCATCTGTTCCTCCTGCACAG GAAAAGAAGAAACCTGATGCGGTTCCTGAGAAGACTAAAGATCTTCCTAAG GAAACAAAGAAGCCTGATGCGGTTCCTGAGAAGACTAAAGACGTTCCCAAG GAAACAAAGAAGCCTGCTGGGGTTCCTGAGAAGACTAAAGACGTTCCCAAG CATAAAGtggatgaattttcagcactgGATGCTCTGGCAGGTGATTTCGTGGCTCCCGCACAGTCTGCTTCTAAG GTTTCTTCAGCTGCTCCTAAAAACGTTATCCCTCCAGGCCCTAAGCAAAAACCAGAGACAGATGAG GATGCTTTCAGCGCTCTGGGCGACACACTGGGTGCACCAGAACCACCGAAAAAACAACCTGAACTCAAACCTGGGGACATCGTTCAT GAGaaggatgtgacatcagaaaagCGTGCTCGTGACGGGGAGAGAGAGGACACACTCCCACCAGGTTACAGATTCTCAGAGGAAGAGCTTAAGAAATATCCTCCTCCTGAGAAAGAG CCTTCCCTAGACCCTACTGAAGCTCTGGATATTCTGTCTGGAGATTTTACCAGCCCCACTGTCCTATCTGTTCCCACTCCCCCTGTTTGTTCTTCCTCTAAGCCTCCTGCTAAG CATTCAGATTCAGCTTCAGATTTTGCTTTAGATGCTCTTGCAGGTGATTTTGTCGCTCCTTCTTCTGCATCCAAAGTTCAGTCTGCTGTTTCTGGCCCTCCACATGCTGACAGACAG TTGTCAGAAGGTACCTCATCAGCTTTGGATGCCCTCTCAGACACTCTAGGAGACATAAAAGCAGCCCCTGAGCCCGCCCCTGTCCCGCCTAAAGCCATAGTTAAG GAAAAGGATATAGTGGAGGAGAAAGTTAGTAAACCAGGTGAGAGAGACGACAGCCTTCCACCAGAATATAGGTTCTCAGAGGAAGAACGCAAG GCATTTATATCAGCAAAGCAGAAAGACGTCAAACCAAAGCAG ACATCAATCGATGACACAACGGCCCTTGACATGCTGTCTAGTGATTTTTCTGCAGTACCGGCTGTGAAGCCCTCCGCACCTGATGCCAAACACTTCATCCCTGAACCAACACCGCCAACCCATAAG GCAACAGGTCcagtgttggatgagctggcaGGCAAATTGATTCCCAACCTGACTGATCCCAAAGCCAAAGACAGCAAACCAAAG GCAAAGGGGGGCAAACCAAAGTCTAAACCAAAG AAACAGTCAGTAGAAGATTCCTCAGCCACAGACAAGCAGCCCGGTAAAGTGAGCTCAGATGTGGTGCCTTCATCTTCCACAAAGGGCGGAAACAGATAG
- the LOC127524721 gene encoding calpastatin isoform X3 gives MAYAAYWASINSDTSLQKVSVPQTSRFQSQQVTPTTTSQVSTAKPAQYEKGPTQSSTAAAAVKPGTSPATPAAPSVAASTAGAAGGGGPATTQKGPSQVTPQATVSKPTPATSAKVPTVSSATGPAGTTGGTGVKPTDPVKDKAQSTTVPSSKPGPAKVDPAVGKPSATAGAQKQTSAQKVQVEVGPPGAKVSTEDVDPFDALSGTLPSSQPLAPKVPKYTGPEITEPNIKPEKGVLCGERDDTLPPGYRKEDMEKKIPAGAPEKPKDVPKPISTDDALESLSSGFVSSAPPKKTDVKTETIGAVDVRSAGMSNFAPPPPSQQKQPATSQPATVTKSPAPPADKKAKLEISTQSTKPKTDESDSMSLDALSALGDTLGAPEPPKKSPELKPGQIVDEKKQTSEKGVLVGEREDTLPPGYRFSEEELMKYPPPKKEPSLNTDDALDILSEGFTAPVAAPVVKASVPPAQEKKKPDAVPEKTKDLPKETKKPDAVPEKTKDVPKETKKPAGVPEKTKDVPKHKVDEFSALDALAGDFVAPAQSASKVSSAAPKNVIPPGPKQKPETDEDAFSALGDTLGAPEPPKKQPELKPGDIVHEKDVTSEKRARDGEREDTLPPGYRFSEEELKKYPPPEKEPSLDPTEALDILSGDFTSPTVLSVPTPPVCSSSKPPAKHSDSASDFALDALAGDFVAPSSASKVQSAVSGPPHADRQLSEGTSSALDALSDTLGDIKAAPEPAPVPPKAIVKEKDIVEEKVSKPGERDDSLPPEYRFSEEERKAFISAKQKDVKPKQTSIDDTTALDMLSSDFSAVPAVKPSAPDAKHFIPEPTPPTHKATGPVLDELAGKLIPNLTDPKAKDSKPKAKGGKPKSKPKKQSVEDSSATDKQPGKVSSDVVPSSSTKGGNR, from the exons TCTCAGCAGGTCACACCCACCACAACATCTCAGGTCTCCACAGCGAAACCTGCACAATATGAG AAAGGACCTACACAATCGTCTACTGCAGCCGCAGCTGTTAAACCCGGCACCAGCCCTGCAACCCCAGCAGCTCCTTCAGTAGCTGCATCTACTGCGGGAGCTGCAGGTGGTGGAGGCCCCGCCACCACTCAGAAAGGACCTTCTCAAGTCACGCCACAG GCGACAGTCTCTAAACCCACACCTGCGACTTCTGCTAAAGTCCCAACTGTGAGCTCCGCTACTGGACCTGCTGGAACGACAGGTGGAACAGGAGTGAAGCCTACAGACCCTGTGAAAGACAAGGCCCAG AGTACAACCGTTCCTTCATCCAAACCGGGACCTGCTAAAGTGGATCCGGCTGTTGGAAAGCCCTCAGCCACGGCTGGTGCCCAAAAGCAAACAAGCGCTCAAAAG GTGCAAGTGGAAGTGGGTCCTCCAGGAGCTAAAGTCAGTACGGAG GATGTAGATCCATTTGATGCCCTGTCTGGCACTTTACCATCATCACAACCTCTGGCTCCTAAAGTCCCAAAATACACTGGACCAGAGATTACAGAG CCAAATATAAAACCAGAGAAGGGTGTTTTGTGTGGTGAGAGAGATGACACACTGCCGCCCGGATACAGAAAGGAAGACATG gAAAAGAAAATACCTGCTGGAGCTCCTGAGAAGCCTAAAGATGTTCCAAAG CCAATAAGCACAGACGATGCGCTGGAGTCCCTCTCTTCTGGGTTTGTGTCTTCAGCTCCTCCTAAGAAGACAGATGTG AAAACTGAAACGATAGGAGCAGTCGATGTTCGTTCAGCAGGCATGTCCAACTTTGCTCCCCCTCCACCCTCTCAGCAG AAACAACCGGCGACGTCTCAACCTGCTACTGTAACTAAATCACCTGCTCCACCGGCTGACAAGAAAGCCAAACTGGAGATCTCCACACAATCTACTAAACCAAAGACAGATGAG TCAGACTCCATGTCGCTGGACGCTCTCAGCGCATTGGGCGACACACTGGGCGCTCCAGAACCACCCAAAAAATCACCTGAACTCAAACCTGGGCAGATAGTTGAT GAGAAGAAACAGACATCAGAGAAGGGTGTTCTTGTCGGGGAGAGAGAGGACACACTCCCACCAGGTTACAGATTCTCAGAGGAAGAGCTTATGAAATATCCTCCTCCTAAAAAAGAG CCCTCACTGAACACAGATGATGCACTGGACATTCTTTCTGAAGGTTTCACGGCCCCCGTGGCAGCACCTGTTGTTAAGGCATCTGTTCCTCCTGCACAG GAAAAGAAGAAACCTGATGCGGTTCCTGAGAAGACTAAAGATCTTCCTAAG GAAACAAAGAAGCCTGATGCGGTTCCTGAGAAGACTAAAGACGTTCCCAAG GAAACAAAGAAGCCTGCTGGGGTTCCTGAGAAGACTAAAGACGTTCCCAAG CATAAAGtggatgaattttcagcactgGATGCTCTGGCAGGTGATTTCGTGGCTCCCGCACAGTCTGCTTCTAAG GTTTCTTCAGCTGCTCCTAAAAACGTTATCCCTCCAGGCCCTAAGCAAAAACCAGAGACAGATGAG GATGCTTTCAGCGCTCTGGGCGACACACTGGGTGCACCAGAACCACCGAAAAAACAACCTGAACTCAAACCTGGGGACATCGTTCAT GAGaaggatgtgacatcagaaaagCGTGCTCGTGACGGGGAGAGAGAGGACACACTCCCACCAGGTTACAGATTCTCAGAGGAAGAGCTTAAGAAATATCCTCCTCCTGAGAAAGAG CCTTCCCTAGACCCTACTGAAGCTCTGGATATTCTGTCTGGAGATTTTACCAGCCCCACTGTCCTATCTGTTCCCACTCCCCCTGTTTGTTCTTCCTCTAAGCCTCCTGCTAAG CATTCAGATTCAGCTTCAGATTTTGCTTTAGATGCTCTTGCAGGTGATTTTGTCGCTCCTTCTTCTGCATCCAAAGTTCAGTCTGCTGTTTCTGGCCCTCCACATGCTGACAGACAG TTGTCAGAAGGTACCTCATCAGCTTTGGATGCCCTCTCAGACACTCTAGGAGACATAAAAGCAGCCCCTGAGCCCGCCCCTGTCCCGCCTAAAGCCATAGTTAAG GAAAAGGATATAGTGGAGGAGAAAGTTAGTAAACCAGGTGAGAGAGACGACAGCCTTCCACCAGAATATAGGTTCTCAGAGGAAGAACGCAAG GCATTTATATCAGCAAAGCAGAAAGACGTCAAACCAAAGCAG ACATCAATCGATGACACAACGGCCCTTGACATGCTGTCTAGTGATTTTTCTGCAGTACCGGCTGTGAAGCCCTCCGCACCTGATGCCAAACACTTCATCCCTGAACCAACACCGCCAACCCATAAG GCAACAGGTCcagtgttggatgagctggcaGGCAAATTGATTCCCAACCTGACTGATCCCAAAGCCAAAGACAGCAAACCAAAG GCAAAGGGGGGCAAACCAAAGTCTAAACCAAAG AAACAGTCAGTAGAAGATTCCTCAGCCACAGACAAGCAGCCCGGTAAAGTGAGCTCAGATGTGGTGCCTTCATCTTCCACAAAGGGCGGAAACAGATAG
- the LOC127524721 gene encoding calpastatin isoform X13, translating into MPRRKRSHGPKKNDKNSDTSLQKVSVPQTSRFQSQQVTPTTTSQVSTAKPAQYEVQVEVGPPGAKVSTEDVDPFDALSGTLPSSQPLAPKVPKYTGPEITEPNIKPEKGVLCGERDDTLPPGYRKEDMEKKIPAGAPEKPKDVPKPISTDDALESLSSGFVSSAPPKKTDVKTETIGAVDVRSAGMSNFAPPPPSQQKQPATSQPATVTKSPAPPADKKAKLEISTQSTKPKTDESDSMSLDALSALGDTLGAPEPPKKSPELKPGQIVDEKKQTSEKGVLVGEREDTLPPGYRFSEEELMKYPPPKKEPSLNTDDALDILSEGFTAPVAAPVVKASVPPAQEKKKPDAVPEKTKDLPKETKKPDAVPEKTKDVPKETKKPAGVPEKTKDVPKHKVDEFSALDALAGDFVAPAQSASKVSSAAPKNVIPPGPKQKPETDEDAFSALGDTLGAPEPPKKQPELKPGDIVHEKDVTSEKRARDGEREDTLPPGYRFSEEELKKYPPPEKEPSLDPTEALDILSGDFTSPTVLSVPTPPVCSSSKPPAKHSDSASDFALDALAGDFVAPSSASKVQSAVSGPPHADRQLSEGTSSALDALSDTLGDIKAAPEPAPVPPKAIVKEKDIVEEKVSKPGERDDSLPPEYRFSEEERKAFISAKQKDVKPKQTSIDDTTALDMLSSDFSAVPAVKPSAPDAKHFIPEPTPPTHKATGPVLDELAGKLIPNLTDPKAKDSKPKAKGGKPKSKPKKQSVEDSSATDKQPGKVSSDVVPSSSTKGGNR; encoded by the exons TCTCAGCAGGTCACACCCACCACAACATCTCAGGTCTCCACAGCGAAACCTGCACAATATGAG GTGCAAGTGGAAGTGGGTCCTCCAGGAGCTAAAGTCAGTACGGAG GATGTAGATCCATTTGATGCCCTGTCTGGCACTTTACCATCATCACAACCTCTGGCTCCTAAAGTCCCAAAATACACTGGACCAGAGATTACAGAG CCAAATATAAAACCAGAGAAGGGTGTTTTGTGTGGTGAGAGAGATGACACACTGCCGCCCGGATACAGAAAGGAAGACATG gAAAAGAAAATACCTGCTGGAGCTCCTGAGAAGCCTAAAGATGTTCCAAAG CCAATAAGCACAGACGATGCGCTGGAGTCCCTCTCTTCTGGGTTTGTGTCTTCAGCTCCTCCTAAGAAGACAGATGTG AAAACTGAAACGATAGGAGCAGTCGATGTTCGTTCAGCAGGCATGTCCAACTTTGCTCCCCCTCCACCCTCTCAGCAG AAACAACCGGCGACGTCTCAACCTGCTACTGTAACTAAATCACCTGCTCCACCGGCTGACAAGAAAGCCAAACTGGAGATCTCCACACAATCTACTAAACCAAAGACAGATGAG TCAGACTCCATGTCGCTGGACGCTCTCAGCGCATTGGGCGACACACTGGGCGCTCCAGAACCACCCAAAAAATCACCTGAACTCAAACCTGGGCAGATAGTTGAT GAGAAGAAACAGACATCAGAGAAGGGTGTTCTTGTCGGGGAGAGAGAGGACACACTCCCACCAGGTTACAGATTCTCAGAGGAAGAGCTTATGAAATATCCTCCTCCTAAAAAAGAG CCCTCACTGAACACAGATGATGCACTGGACATTCTTTCTGAAGGTTTCACGGCCCCCGTGGCAGCACCTGTTGTTAAGGCATCTGTTCCTCCTGCACAG GAAAAGAAGAAACCTGATGCGGTTCCTGAGAAGACTAAAGATCTTCCTAAG GAAACAAAGAAGCCTGATGCGGTTCCTGAGAAGACTAAAGACGTTCCCAAG GAAACAAAGAAGCCTGCTGGGGTTCCTGAGAAGACTAAAGACGTTCCCAAG CATAAAGtggatgaattttcagcactgGATGCTCTGGCAGGTGATTTCGTGGCTCCCGCACAGTCTGCTTCTAAG GTTTCTTCAGCTGCTCCTAAAAACGTTATCCCTCCAGGCCCTAAGCAAAAACCAGAGACAGATGAG GATGCTTTCAGCGCTCTGGGCGACACACTGGGTGCACCAGAACCACCGAAAAAACAACCTGAACTCAAACCTGGGGACATCGTTCAT GAGaaggatgtgacatcagaaaagCGTGCTCGTGACGGGGAGAGAGAGGACACACTCCCACCAGGTTACAGATTCTCAGAGGAAGAGCTTAAGAAATATCCTCCTCCTGAGAAAGAG CCTTCCCTAGACCCTACTGAAGCTCTGGATATTCTGTCTGGAGATTTTACCAGCCCCACTGTCCTATCTGTTCCCACTCCCCCTGTTTGTTCTTCCTCTAAGCCTCCTGCTAAG CATTCAGATTCAGCTTCAGATTTTGCTTTAGATGCTCTTGCAGGTGATTTTGTCGCTCCTTCTTCTGCATCCAAAGTTCAGTCTGCTGTTTCTGGCCCTCCACATGCTGACAGACAG TTGTCAGAAGGTACCTCATCAGCTTTGGATGCCCTCTCAGACACTCTAGGAGACATAAAAGCAGCCCCTGAGCCCGCCCCTGTCCCGCCTAAAGCCATAGTTAAG GAAAAGGATATAGTGGAGGAGAAAGTTAGTAAACCAGGTGAGAGAGACGACAGCCTTCCACCAGAATATAGGTTCTCAGAGGAAGAACGCAAG GCATTTATATCAGCAAAGCAGAAAGACGTCAAACCAAAGCAG ACATCAATCGATGACACAACGGCCCTTGACATGCTGTCTAGTGATTTTTCTGCAGTACCGGCTGTGAAGCCCTCCGCACCTGATGCCAAACACTTCATCCCTGAACCAACACCGCCAACCCATAAG GCAACAGGTCcagtgttggatgagctggcaGGCAAATTGATTCCCAACCTGACTGATCCCAAAGCCAAAGACAGCAAACCAAAG GCAAAGGGGGGCAAACCAAAGTCTAAACCAAAG AAACAGTCAGTAGAAGATTCCTCAGCCACAGACAAGCAGCCCGGTAAAGTGAGCTCAGATGTGGTGCCTTCATCTTCCACAAAGGGCGGAAACAGATAG
- the LOC127524721 gene encoding calpastatin isoform X5 yields MGQIITWIRGTRDQPALQDVAVEQQVLLTGYNHIESQQVTPTTTSQVSTAKPAQYEKGPTQSSTAAAAVKPGTSPATPAAPSVAASTAGAAGGGGPATTQKGPSQVTPQATVSKPTPATSAKVPTVSSATGPAGTTGGTGVKPTDPVKDKAQSTTVPSSKPGPAKVDPAVGKPSATAGAQKQTSAQKVQVEVGPPGAKVSTEDVDPFDALSGTLPSSQPLAPKVPKYTGPEITEPNIKPEKGVLCGERDDTLPPGYRKEDMEKKIPAGAPEKPKDVPKPISTDDALESLSSGFVSSAPPKKTDVKTETIGAVDVRSAGMSNFAPPPPSQQKQPATSQPATVTKSPAPPADKKAKLEISTQSTKPKTDESDSMSLDALSALGDTLGAPEPPKKSPELKPGQIVDEKKQTSEKGVLVGEREDTLPPGYRFSEEELMKYPPPKKEPSLNTDDALDILSEGFTAPVAAPVVKASVPPAQEKKKPDAVPEKTKDLPKETKKPDAVPEKTKDVPKETKKPAGVPEKTKDVPKHKVDEFSALDALAGDFVAPAQSASKVSSAAPKNVIPPGPKQKPETDEDAFSALGDTLGAPEPPKKQPELKPGDIVHEKDVTSEKRARDGEREDTLPPGYRFSEEELKKYPPPEKEPSLDPTEALDILSGDFTSPTVLSVPTPPVCSSSKPPAKHSDSASDFALDALAGDFVAPSSASKVQSAVSGPPHADRQLSEGTSSALDALSDTLGDIKAAPEPAPVPPKAIVKEKDIVEEKVSKPGERDDSLPPEYRFSEEERKAFISAKQKDVKPKQTSIDDTTALDMLSSDFSAVPAVKPSAPDAKHFIPEPTPPTHKATGPVLDELAGKLIPNLTDPKAKDSKPKKQSVEDSSATDKQPGKVSSDVVPSSSTKGGNR; encoded by the exons TCTCAGCAGGTCACACCCACCACAACATCTCAGGTCTCCACAGCGAAACCTGCACAATATGAG AAAGGACCTACACAATCGTCTACTGCAGCCGCAGCTGTTAAACCCGGCACCAGCCCTGCAACCCCAGCAGCTCCTTCAGTAGCTGCATCTACTGCGGGAGCTGCAGGTGGTGGAGGCCCCGCCACCACTCAGAAAGGACCTTCTCAAGTCACGCCACAG GCGACAGTCTCTAAACCCACACCTGCGACTTCTGCTAAAGTCCCAACTGTGAGCTCCGCTACTGGACCTGCTGGAACGACAGGTGGAACAGGAGTGAAGCCTACAGACCCTGTGAAAGACAAGGCCCAG AGTACAACCGTTCCTTCATCCAAACCGGGACCTGCTAAAGTGGATCCGGCTGTTGGAAAGCCCTCAGCCACGGCTGGTGCCCAAAAGCAAACAAGCGCTCAAAAG GTGCAAGTGGAAGTGGGTCCTCCAGGAGCTAAAGTCAGTACGGAG GATGTAGATCCATTTGATGCCCTGTCTGGCACTTTACCATCATCACAACCTCTGGCTCCTAAAGTCCCAAAATACACTGGACCAGAGATTACAGAG CCAAATATAAAACCAGAGAAGGGTGTTTTGTGTGGTGAGAGAGATGACACACTGCCGCCCGGATACAGAAAGGAAGACATG gAAAAGAAAATACCTGCTGGAGCTCCTGAGAAGCCTAAAGATGTTCCAAAG CCAATAAGCACAGACGATGCGCTGGAGTCCCTCTCTTCTGGGTTTGTGTCTTCAGCTCCTCCTAAGAAGACAGATGTG AAAACTGAAACGATAGGAGCAGTCGATGTTCGTTCAGCAGGCATGTCCAACTTTGCTCCCCCTCCACCCTCTCAGCAG AAACAACCGGCGACGTCTCAACCTGCTACTGTAACTAAATCACCTGCTCCACCGGCTGACAAGAAAGCCAAACTGGAGATCTCCACACAATCTACTAAACCAAAGACAGATGAG TCAGACTCCATGTCGCTGGACGCTCTCAGCGCATTGGGCGACACACTGGGCGCTCCAGAACCACCCAAAAAATCACCTGAACTCAAACCTGGGCAGATAGTTGAT GAGAAGAAACAGACATCAGAGAAGGGTGTTCTTGTCGGGGAGAGAGAGGACACACTCCCACCAGGTTACAGATTCTCAGAGGAAGAGCTTATGAAATATCCTCCTCCTAAAAAAGAG CCCTCACTGAACACAGATGATGCACTGGACATTCTTTCTGAAGGTTTCACGGCCCCCGTGGCAGCACCTGTTGTTAAGGCATCTGTTCCTCCTGCACAG GAAAAGAAGAAACCTGATGCGGTTCCTGAGAAGACTAAAGATCTTCCTAAG GAAACAAAGAAGCCTGATGCGGTTCCTGAGAAGACTAAAGACGTTCCCAAG GAAACAAAGAAGCCTGCTGGGGTTCCTGAGAAGACTAAAGACGTTCCCAAG CATAAAGtggatgaattttcagcactgGATGCTCTGGCAGGTGATTTCGTGGCTCCCGCACAGTCTGCTTCTAAG GTTTCTTCAGCTGCTCCTAAAAACGTTATCCCTCCAGGCCCTAAGCAAAAACCAGAGACAGATGAG GATGCTTTCAGCGCTCTGGGCGACACACTGGGTGCACCAGAACCACCGAAAAAACAACCTGAACTCAAACCTGGGGACATCGTTCAT GAGaaggatgtgacatcagaaaagCGTGCTCGTGACGGGGAGAGAGAGGACACACTCCCACCAGGTTACAGATTCTCAGAGGAAGAGCTTAAGAAATATCCTCCTCCTGAGAAAGAG CCTTCCCTAGACCCTACTGAAGCTCTGGATATTCTGTCTGGAGATTTTACCAGCCCCACTGTCCTATCTGTTCCCACTCCCCCTGTTTGTTCTTCCTCTAAGCCTCCTGCTAAG CATTCAGATTCAGCTTCAGATTTTGCTTTAGATGCTCTTGCAGGTGATTTTGTCGCTCCTTCTTCTGCATCCAAAGTTCAGTCTGCTGTTTCTGGCCCTCCACATGCTGACAGACAG TTGTCAGAAGGTACCTCATCAGCTTTGGATGCCCTCTCAGACACTCTAGGAGACATAAAAGCAGCCCCTGAGCCCGCCCCTGTCCCGCCTAAAGCCATAGTTAAG GAAAAGGATATAGTGGAGGAGAAAGTTAGTAAACCAGGTGAGAGAGACGACAGCCTTCCACCAGAATATAGGTTCTCAGAGGAAGAACGCAAG GCATTTATATCAGCAAAGCAGAAAGACGTCAAACCAAAGCAG ACATCAATCGATGACACAACGGCCCTTGACATGCTGTCTAGTGATTTTTCTGCAGTACCGGCTGTGAAGCCCTCCGCACCTGATGCCAAACACTTCATCCCTGAACCAACACCGCCAACCCATAAG GCAACAGGTCcagtgttggatgagctggcaGGCAAATTGATTCCCAACCTGACTGATCCCAAAGCCAAAGACAGCAAACCAAAG AAACAGTCAGTAGAAGATTCCTCAGCCACAGACAAGCAGCCCGGTAAAGTGAGCTCAGATGTGGTGCCTTCATCTTCCACAAAGGGCGGAAACAGATAG